From a single Lolium rigidum isolate FL_2022 chromosome 7, APGP_CSIRO_Lrig_0.1, whole genome shotgun sequence genomic region:
- the LOC124673086 gene encoding cytochrome P450 89A2-like: MNWRAFLWISALFDRQAELYRPLFAARRQSRSKIRGDMVHPYADSLLDLRVADGNVWRALRESEMVGLVFEFLGAGTGTIATCVEWMLAHLINYPEIQARLRREIVDETTHGAMLSSKGLRSMPYLNDVVMESLRMHPPVCFILCGAHGEGTKEFVGATTMPPDGLRVLFNLGDIGRGKATWTDPDEFRPERFLSGGEGEDVGPLPVPKEIRMMSFGAGHRHCPGVGMRMMLIKCLMATLVGEFEWAPSAQECSGGGDATELNGSKRTKPWPNMVTHPKCG; encoded by the coding sequence ATGAACTGGAGGGCTTTTCTTTGGATCTCCGCCCTGTTCGACAGGCAAGCCGAGCTGTACCGTCCTCTCTTCGCCGCACGGAGGCAGTCACGCTCCAAGATTCGCGGCGATATGGTCCACCCATACGCCGACTCACTCCTCGATCTCCGCGTTGCCGACGGCAATGTCTGGCGGGCTCTCCGGGAGAGCGAGATGGTGGGCCTCGTGTTCGAGTTCCTTGGTGCAGGCACGGGTACCATCGCTACTTGCGTCGAGTGGATGCTTGCCCACCTCATCAACTATCCTGAAATCCAGGCCAGACTACGCCGCGAGATCGTCGACGAGACCACCCACGGCGCCATGCTGTCTAGCAAGGGCCTCCGCAGCATGCCGTACCTGAATGATGTGGTAATGGAGAGCCTCCGCATGCACCCGCCGGTGTGCTTCATATTGTGCGGGGCCCATGGAGAGGGCACCAAGGAATTCGTTGGTGCCACCACCATGCCCCCCGACGGTCTGCGGGTGCTGTTCAATCTCGGTGACATTGGGAGAGGCAAGGCAACGTGGACGGATCCCGACGAGTTTCGGCCGGAACGGTTCCTTTCCGGAGGCGAGGGAGAGGATGTCGGCCCATTGCCAGTACCCAAGGAGATCAGGATGATGTCGTTCGGTGCTGGGCATAGGCACTGCCCCGGGGTGGGCATGAGGATGATGCTCATCAAGTGCTTGATGGCCACCCTCGTTGGCGAGTTCGAGTGGGCGCCGTCGGCTCAAGAGTGCAGTGGCGGCGGCGACGCCACGGAGCTCAACGGGTCAAAACGGACAAAACCGTGGCCCAACATGGTCACGCACCCTAAATGCGGATGA